The Psychrobacillus sp. FSL K6-4046 DNA window TGGTTTTGTTAAAAGGTCTTGGGTCTTTTTATTAATTAGTACGTTTACATTCATACCGATAGCATATTATTTTTTAGGGGCGAATAATGCTTGGAAATATGTTGGTTTAACTCCTGTCATACTACTTGTTCTTACTATATTATTCTGGTTCATAAGTAAAAAAATGAGTTCAGTTAAATGATAAATCTATAAATAAAACCCTTTAAAAAAAGAAATCAAATAAAAATGAGCTTGGAGAAAATATCCCAGCTCATTTTAATTTAGGCTATGTTAAAGGTTAGGGTTGATTTATGATGCAAAGAAATCTTAGATCAGAGAGTAGAATTGATTTCCGCCCCAGCCGGACGCTTTCCTCGGGGTGAGCGATAAGCCATCACCCATCGCTTACGCGCGTGGTTGTGATGTCTTATCTGTCTCACTCATCCCGTAGGAGTCGCCGTCTGGCGCTCCAATCAATAAACGGGAACAGCTTTAGCATCGATAAAGCGCTTATAAACTTACTCGCATAAATAAAGTAGAAAAACTGTCAACAACCCCAATTCATCAACTATTTAAGTTCTTAATAGCCATTTGACTTTTTATAATGTTTACAGTCACTATAAAAAAGAATTGTTAGTCAAAATCAACCGATAACTTTAACAAAGCTTTAATTTATTCAACTTTCACCTTGATAGCCTTATAAAATAACCGTATAAATAACTATGGATATTAAAATACCGGTTAATGCCCCCATAAAAACTTCAATAGGCTTATGTCCAAGTAAAGTTTTTAGTTCTTCTAGCTTTTCCTCGCTCTTCTTGTGTCCCCAATCCTTTGTCTGATTAACAAAAGTTTGAAAATCTACACGCATCTGATTGATAATGATGGCTTGCTGACCGGCTTGAAATCTAACACCTGTTGCATCAAACATCACTATAACTGCGAACACTGTAGCAACTGCGAAAAGGGTAGAGTCTAATCCCGTTTCAAAAGCAATAGCTGTACACAATGAAGTTACAGCAGCCGAGTGAGAGCTTGGCATTCCACCTGTAGAAGTGAATAATTTCCAATCTATCTTTTTAGTGACCAGAAAATGTATTGGTATTTTCACGAACTGGGCAAAGAAGATGGAGAAAAGAGCAGCTAATAGTGGAGTATTTTGGAGAATTGCCACAGCAGACACCGCCTTCCTTGTAAAACTTTGTTACTTTTAGTATAACATATTCTCACTATTCGAAAAATCATTCTCGTTGCTATATAATAAGAATGTATCCAAATTATGTAGGGGGAAAAATGATGATTATTAGCACTAACAATGTAACATTCGAAGAAGTACAATCCGAAACACTAGTGGTAGGAATTCCTAAGCATCCTGAAAATACAGAGAAATGGGATGCATTATTAAATGTGTATGGAAATCACATTCTTGATTGGATAAAAAGTGGTGACATATCATCAGACTCGAAAAAAATAGTTAAAGTCCCAATAGCAGGTCAAGAAACTGTTAAAAGAATATTATTTGTAGGGCTTGGAGATCGTAAAAAGTTAACACAAGAAAATATTCGAGAAGCATTTGGTTTAGTAGGGAAAGAGCTACTTTCTAGCAAGCCTGAATCCCTTGCAGTGTGGGTTCCATCATTTACCTCTGAGAGCGCTACAGAAGCTGATGTAGCTTATTTAGCCGGTGAGGGGATTGGTATGGGAGCTTTTGTTTATGAGGGCTATAAAACAACCTCTAACGTTCCGGATTATTATTTACCAGCTATCGAGCTTTTAACAGATACTGACTTAGAAGAAGCTGCAACTTACTTTGAAGTAGGAAGTATTTATGCGGATGCTGTTAATGAAGCTAGAATTTTAGTGAATACACCAGGGAATGTGCTGACTTCTACACAACTAGGAGAGTATGCAAGAGAGCTTGGTGAGACATATGGCTTTGAAACAGAAATATTAGGTAAGAAAGAAATAGAAGAGCTAGGTATGGGAGCTTTATTGGCTGTGAACCAAGGCTCAGTTGAAGAACCACGTTTAATCGCTTTGAAATATCAAGCAACAGATAACTGGGATGATGTAGTAGCACTTGTAGGGAAAGGAATCACTTTCGATACAGGAGGTTACTCTATTAAAACAAAAACTGGTATCGTTGGCATGAAAGGCGATATGGGTGGAGCAGCAGCAGTTTTAGGTGCTATGCAAATTATTGGTGAGCTTCGTCCAAATAAAAACGTTATAGCTGTAATTGCTTCAACGGACAATATGATTTCTGGAAATGCATTTAAGCCAGATGATGTTATTACTTCTATGAGCGGAAAAACAATTGAAATTCTTAATACTGATGCAGAGGGACGTTTAGTTCTTGCAGATGCAGTAACGTATGCAAAACAGCAAGGAGCTAATTATATCGTCGATGTGGCTACTTTAACAGGTGGAGTAATCACCGCATTAGGATTCG harbors:
- a CDS encoding divergent PAP2 family protein, giving the protein MAILQNTPLLAALFSIFFAQFVKIPIHFLVTKKIDWKLFTSTGGMPSSHSAAVTSLCTAIAFETGLDSTLFAVATVFAVIVMFDATGVRFQAGQQAIIINQMRVDFQTFVNQTKDWGHKKSEEKLEELKTLLGHKPIEVFMGALTGILISIVIYTVIL
- a CDS encoding leucyl aminopeptidase codes for the protein MIISTNNVTFEEVQSETLVVGIPKHPENTEKWDALLNVYGNHILDWIKSGDISSDSKKIVKVPIAGQETVKRILFVGLGDRKKLTQENIREAFGLVGKELLSSKPESLAVWVPSFTSESATEADVAYLAGEGIGMGAFVYEGYKTTSNVPDYYLPAIELLTDTDLEEAATYFEVGSIYADAVNEARILVNTPGNVLTSTQLGEYARELGETYGFETEILGKKEIEELGMGALLAVNQGSVEEPRLIALKYQATDNWDDVVALVGKGITFDTGGYSIKTKTGIVGMKGDMGGAAAVLGAMQIIGELRPNKNVIAVIASTDNMISGNAFKPDDVITSMSGKTIEILNTDAEGRLVLADAVTYAKQQGANYIVDVATLTGGVITALGFDKTGALTNNEEFFETFMESSLETGEFVWRLPLTENDKKRIRKSDVADLNNSPGGDGHMIFGGGFVGEFVEDTPWIHLDIAGTSDAKAAYDFGPKGGTGVMVRTLATLIERMADEE